DNA from Spirochaetota bacterium:
GTGGACTTCAAATATTGGGCGTAACATTCATGAGATTATTAAAGCTGTCCCTGCAAAAGCTTTCTTTGATATGTTTAGCAATATCCCGGCTTTCATTGTTAATGCAGGTCCAACATTAACGGAGTGTATTCCGTATATTCAAAAACATTATTCGCAGGCAATTATTATTGCAGTAGATACTTCACTCAAAGTGCTTGAGTACTATGGTATTGAACCTCATTTCTGCATAACTGTTGACCCACAGCTTGTTAACGCACGGTATTTTGAAGGAGTCCATAGCAAAAGGACGGTATTAATTGCTGATCCCATGGTGCATCCATCCACGTTTCTTTTTTACAAAGGCAGAAAAGCCATAACCGGCGTTGCATTTGAAATGATGAAGTGGATTGAAGAAACAATTGGACAATATGGTACGCTTCGCTACGGTGGATCGGTGTCAACTAATGCGTATGATTTTGCAAAACGTTTAGGAGCATATCCCATCATTATGGTGGGGCAGGATCTGGCTTTTACCAAAGGGCTTGCTCATGTAAAAGGTGCATATCTTGACGAACACATCTATTTCAGGAACTATCGCACCTATACTGTTGAAATGTTTAATAGATTTCAGCTAACTGCCCTGCCAAAGATTTTTGTAAAAGGAATAAAAAGCAAGCAGGTTCATACAAATCAGAAAATGATGATTTTCATTTCATGGTTTGGGAGGCAGAATGATCCTGCATTAATCAATGCAACTTATGATGGGGCGTATATTGAAAATGTTGTACATAAAAGTATTGAAGAAATTACTTACCAGAACTCTGGGGTTGATATCTGGAATAGGATTGATGATATTTATGGCAATGCCCTTCCTGACAGTAATACTATTGAGGTGTGTGCCCAAAAGCTAATAATGCAATTGAGCCAAATGCTATCACAAACTGATGTAATGTGTACAATGCTGCAACAGGCAATAAGGCTTTCAGAAGAACTCATAAAAAATATTGAAAATAAAAAAACGCATGCAATACCTGCACTGGTAAAAAAGCTTGATGATATTGACAAAAGGCTTTCTGAGTTCAGCGTTACAAAAAATTTGGTTGGATTAACCATACAGCATATTATTCACACAGTGACAGAAGGATATGAAATTGACGACACTGCTAAAAGTGAACAGGAAAAAGTAGCATCAAAGTCCTTATATTTGTATAAAGGATTGTTGGAAGGGGTGCAGTATAGCACCCGTGTTATAAAGAGTATGCTTGCTCTGTTACAGCATTAGTTTTAAGCATTCCGCAACTTTTTGTGGTTAACAATCACAATGCCAGCAATACCTGCAATAATCAAACCCAGCGCAATTAACTGTGCCTGAGTTAAACCACCAAATACAATGGGATTTCTTCGAATAAATTCCACAAAAAACCGTGGTACACCATTGAGAATTAGATATATAAAAAATAAAGTACCCTGTGAAAGCTCTTTTTTTCTAAGTTGCAATAAAAGGATTGCAACAATAAAAGAGAAAAATGACTCAAAAAGTGGAGTAGGGTACACTGTATACGATGTGGGGACGATCCCATTGGGATAAGCAACGCCAAGTATGCCGGATGTTTCAATACCGTAACAACCGTCGCCGGCAATATGGCATCCTATTCTTCCAAAACCATAACCTATGGCAATGCATGGTGCTGCAATATCAAGAATTTTCAAAACAGGTTCATTGCTTCGCTTTATAATGAAATATCCAAAGAACAGTGCAAACAGTAATCCACCATAAATAGAAAGCCCTGCACCGGAAAACACAGTGCCTGCAGGGTCAGCTAAAAATTCATCCATATGATCCAGTATATGAAATACTTTTGAGCCAATAATACCTGCAGGTATTGCTACCAGTAAGATTTTATATGCTAAATCAGGATTGATGTCACGTACTATAAGTTCCCGTTCAAATAATATGTAAGCCAGATAGATGCCAATCGCTAGCATTACTCCATATCCGCCTATGGTAATAAATTTATACTGGAATAGTATTGGATACATGATGGAGTTCCTCCCAGAATGTCTGAAATTGAATGATTATCATGACATAGTTACTACCATAAAAAAAATTGCAACAGAATTATTAGCTCCGTTGCAATTTTTAAGGATACTTGGGAATAAAAATTATTTT
Protein-coding regions in this window:
- the lgt gene encoding prolipoprotein diacylglyceryl transferase; its protein translation is MYPILFQYKFITIGGYGVMLAIGIYLAYILFERELIVRDINPDLAYKILLVAIPAGIIGSKVFHILDHMDEFLADPAGTVFSGAGLSIYGGLLFALFFGYFIIKRSNEPVLKILDIAAPCIAIGYGFGRIGCHIAGDGCYGIETSGILGVAYPNGIVPTSYTVYPTPLFESFFSFIVAILLLQLRKKELSQGTLFFIYLILNGVPRFFVEFIRRNPIVFGGLTQAQLIALGLIIAGIAGIVIVNHKKLRNA
- a CDS encoding DUF115 domain-containing protein; protein product: MENIFKNNIRAIAQRDESLADMIQKADYAPYIEVIKSKSGDVIPIVKKENTIAVHSKFDPIKEAQRLIEECDCANYDCIIVSGFGFGYHIEWLLSKAKSDATVLILEQFPWMVHAAIANRDLQKVFDDKRVILLVNPDEEKIAIYMRGRSSYKTLFITHRGSFQIDPQGYTNLQRIAKAYISTKEVNIATLAKFEKLWTSNIGRNIHEIIKAVPAKAFFDMFSNIPAFIVNAGPTLTECIPYIQKHYSQAIIIAVDTSLKVLEYYGIEPHFCITVDPQLVNARYFEGVHSKRTVLIADPMVHPSTFLFYKGRKAITGVAFEMMKWIEETIGQYGTLRYGGSVSTNAYDFAKRLGAYPIIMVGQDLAFTKGLAHVKGAYLDEHIYFRNYRTYTVEMFNRFQLTALPKIFVKGIKSKQVHTNQKMMIFISWFGRQNDPALINATYDGAYIENVVHKSIEEITYQNSGVDIWNRIDDIYGNALPDSNTIEVCAQKLIMQLSQMLSQTDVMCTMLQQAIRLSEELIKNIENKKTHAIPALVKKLDDIDKRLSEFSVTKNLVGLTIQHIIHTVTEGYEIDDTAKSEQEKVASKSLYLYKGLLEGVQYSTRVIKSMLALLQH